Within the Miscanthus floridulus cultivar M001 chromosome 17, ASM1932011v1, whole genome shotgun sequence genome, the region gCATAGATGAAGGCACGTTGAAGCTGCACACATGAAGTATTGTATGGAGTTTGATAGCGATGTGGCAGTGTCATGCGTGGCCTTTATCTGACTTGGAGATTAGTTGCCGAGTATGGGAATGGAATGGGAGTGGCACAAGGATATTCTAGAATCTGCTTCATGTGAGCAGTGCTACTGCTTTGTACTAGTATCTGGCAatgagacagtgttaatgtttcCAATGTTTTACTTGAAACAGAGTTTAATCTGGCGCCTAGCTTCATTTGAGGCTATGGAACACACCTAGATAGTTGAGGCATTGGCGGatctaggggggggggggggggggggggagccccccccccccccccccccgagcctTAATTCCTTGTTAAATTACTGTAGCATCAAGCGTAAATCATCATTAAATCTTCATTATCAATCAACATGTCCATTACTTAGCCCCCTCCTTAATCTcatcctagatccgccactgatTGAGCACCTGAAAGGTTGAAACCCATGATGTTGATCATAGGATAACTGGGCTTTTGAACAGAGACCAACTGTCGCAATGTTTTCAAGAAATACTACTGTAGGCACTAGTTGGAAATGAACTCAAATTAATTGGACGAAAGCTTTCCTTTCCCACATCTCCTATACTACAGGTCCCTGAAATCGAGAACAATTTCAGGCACCGTTCTCCTCGCCGATGAAGCATTTGGGTTTGAGCTGCTTGTACTTGGCAGACTTAGAATAGAAAAGGGCTTGGCCATGGGGAGGTAGGCGGGCCAGGTAGAGGAGGCGGACGCGGGGGCGAAGCAATGAGGACGCCGCTAGCCATGGGCACATGAGGATAGCTGCTGGGCCACGGAGGGGCGGGGAAGCCTAAATTTGGACCGACAGCGCCAGGTTAGAGTGGCGGGGGGACAACGGAAGCAGGCTCGGCGATGGGGACACCGTCGAGGATGGAAGGTGGCCAGTGGTAGGCGGGGGGAGCGGGCATCGGGAGTTTTGTGGGTGTTGAAGAAGAAACAGTTTGTTTGGATGTCCATGTATCAACCTCAATCCATACTAACGCACCCGAAATACACATGGATGGAGATcgatacatgtgcatccaaacaaggtccAACGTGGAAGAAAAACAATACCTGAGCTGGAAATGGTTGGATGAAGATCCAATGGCCATTATTCATTGTCTGAAAAGGTAAATAACAGTCGCTTGACTGGATTTTTGAGAATTGAGGCCGAAGGGGCGAGGATGAGAATATTACTCCGTAAAATTTAAGGTTGAAAATGGTGTGGATAATTCTTCGTTCTGATTCGAATCCGATCCGATCCTACCATCACTAATAAAAAAGGATCAATAGAGTGACGATAATGAAATAGCATGCATTCGCTGATAATGAAATAGCATGCATTCGCTGGCAAATCAGTGGGGGCTCCGCCAGGTAATCGTTGAATCGGATTGCGCGAGAGTTATGTCTTCGTTGAAAAATCATTTTGAGGACAGGTCAGTGTTTGGCCAAATTATTGAGGGGGCGAGAGGCGTGGCGCGTCTGACAGGTGATTGGAAGTGTTTCAAGTAAAGAGAGAGTACAATCAAGGGGCAAATGCCTTAGCTTCTTTAGCGAGACGTCGTAAACATTCTGGGGCTTGGCAAGGATAAGTGCCTGCGTGTGCTCTGTCCTTCCATCATGCCGATTGTAATTTGCGATGGCTAGCTAATAAATCTTCCCTCTTTGCTCGAAAAAAAATCTCATAAGATACTGTTAGGGAAAAGGGCAGATGATTTTCACCGCTAAAAATCAGAAAGAGATTGCGTAAACACCCCAAAACTCAACCGAAATCACTGAAAGTTCGGGTGTTAGAACCTGAGGGCTCTTGGTTACGTTACCGGTCTGCCACGGACCAGACTTTAAGCCCAATTTAAAAATAGGGGCAGACAACTAGATCTGGCCCATTGGGCCTGTAGGGCTCGCGTCTTAGCGATGCAACGAGAGTGGAAGACGGGTCGCTTCTTCTCCTATCTCGCAGGCATCGCAAGGCGGCCACAAGCCGATACATCCACCACCACCCGCTCCGTCGCCTCCCCCGCCGGCCACGCCACCATGCTGCCACCGGCCGCGCGCCTCGCGGCCCGCCGCCTCCTCGGCCTCGCCTCCGCATCTGCGTCGGAAGCAGCCGGCCGCCGGCTAGCTTCGTCTCCGGTTAGTCCTCTTCTCTGCCCAACCCCTACCCCCACCATTTCCCCAAACTAATCGTCTGATCTCCTCCGCGGAAAATTTTCCTTCCAGATCGCCGCTGCAGGCTACTCCGCCGCCGCCTCTAGGGGCTCCGTCTCCAGCACCAGGCCCTTCTCCACGGCTCTTAACTACGTGAGCACTCCTCGGATCCGTTCCCCCCGCGTTTGCCTGATctggttggtggttgatagctcagCTGAGTTGACGTTTTTCTATTGTTGTTGCAGCACCTTGATTCGCCGGAGAACAAGCCGGACATGAAATGGGAGTTCTCGGAGGCGAATATGAAGAAGGTACCGAGTTACTGACTGCCCTTGCCTTTGTTTGTGATTCGCCTACACCTCTACTCAATAGGGTAAATTGGCTAGGTTTGGATTGATCATGTCAGATGTTGTTCATACCTGTGCTTGGATCCTCAGTGTCTCAGATATGGTAGTGAGGAAGTGAGGATAGTGTATTAGTGTTTCCAGTGGGATGGTGATGTTAGTGGATTGGCCGGCTCACTTGGATGTTGAAGTTTTCAGTTTGAGCTGATTGTTTGTTTATGAGAGGGAGATATCCTTGTAATGTGACACTTCACCAATGAGCTCATGTAATATGGTGATGGGCTTAATGCTGGACCTTGTTGACCTAATAACATGCTTGGTGAATGCAGCTAATATCTATAGTATGGACCTTGTTAGCAGTGCACTTTAATATATATGTTTCAATGTGTGTTCAGGTCAATGAGATACTCTCTCACTATCCAAGCAACTACAAGCAATCTGGTATTATTCCGCTGCTTGATCTTGCACAGCAGCAGCATGGTGGATGGGTGCCAGTTGCAGCCATGGATGCTGTAAGTTCTACTATGTAAAAACTAGGCAACTATCTGTTTTCTACATTTCAATATGTTTTGTTATGACCcatttgaaaagaaaaaaaacttgaCGAACTTGTTTACGGACCTGTAGTTATGCATTCATTCACCGCAGTGCTTACAGAGTTATATTTCAGTTGTAATATATAGCAGTAGCAGAAACTCCttgattgcttcatgtcacaGCTGCTGTCATTTATCCTTCCCAGGATAATCTTCACCCTATCCAATTCTTCAGGAATTTTGCATTTTTGCCTATTGAACTTTGTCTAGGTTCACAGGGAAATAACATGCACATATTAGGAGATAGGTTTATTCAATGACTTGTGCTGTGTCAATTATCTTTATCTTTGACAAATCTCTTACCAAGAGTTACCTTAGGTCTTGTACAAAAATAAAATCAACTACTGCAAACTTAGTCTATGTGCTGTTAGCCTGTTATTGATGGTTCAACACTTACAATGTGTATTTGCTTTCTTCTACGAGTGATGTTAGCTGAGTTTCATTAGTGTTCAAATCTAATGTCTACTGAAGACAAGGGAgaaccaagtcacatcttgtagaGTAGTAGAGTACACAACATTTGTATGTAACACCATTTGATAAATATGATATTATCCTGGCCTTGCTTGTGCAGAAAAAAAATGCTACCAGGAAACAATATGCCTATTTTTTTGAGGCAACAGGAGGGGTTTCCCTTTACTGAAAGCTCTGTAGCTATTCCTCTGTGTGCGAAGTAGTTCTGCTTTGCATTGAATAATATTTGGTTGTATTCCTCTGAAGATGTAATTGTCTCAATGGCCAAATACTCCAGCACATAAAAAACATGATTTCCATGAGCCAACTGTTGAAACCTTCCAGGACCTGAAATAGATTGTTTTGTGGCTGAATTTGCAAGTGCTGGTAGATGCCTTAGTTTTGAGTGCAGTGTTGGAAAGTGGAGGTTAATGACCAATAAAAACAAGCATATTTGCCTCAATGGAAGTTGACATCTCCTGTATAAATATATCTTTTGTGCAGCTGAAGCTACAGCAATTCAGAAATATTCATATATAATTCTGTTCATAGCATATGAATAGTTGAAGTATTAAAAGTGGTTATGTTATACACTTATCAGATGTATGTTATGATGGATTGTGTTATTATCTGTTTACGAACTGTTGTCATCATGTTTGGAAAACTTGATTTGCTATGTTTTTCTGTACTTCTGACAATGCTGTCTCTGTTATTTCAGATTGCTAAAATCGTCGAAGTTGCACCAATCAGGGTATATGAAGTTGCTACCTTTTACACAATGTTTAACCGGACTAAGGTATCTTGATGCATTACTGCCTATTTCGTTGTCATCGTTGCCCCCACTAGCATCTCTGTTATGCTTTTGACCTTTTCATTTTAATATCATTTATTAGGTTGGTAAATACCATCTTCTGGTGTGTGGAACTACACCTTGTATGATTCGTGGTTCACGTGAAATTGAAGATACATTGTTGGAGCACCTTGGAGTTAAACGAAATGGTTTGTATTACTATTCATGATACTTTATCCTGTTAAGGGTGCTATTTTCTGGTTAGTTACCACCAACATTGTCTTCTGAGCCTGAGCTTCTCGTGCTTTCTCTGCAATATCATTGACATTTTTGTTGCCTTGCAGAGGTGACCAGTGATGGCTTATTTTCTGTTGGAGAAATGGAGTGCATGGTAATTTGATCTACATATTTATGAGATGCTACTGCGGATGCCTTCAGAGTTCAAATTGCTCTTTTTAGTTGTGTTTTAAATGTTTAGCAGCAGTAGTCTATAATGTGTCATCAATTAATGGTTTTTAACACATCAGCTATTTCTATTAGTTCTTATGTAGAAATcacttttattttatttgttttatttCGGGGAGCTAGAATGCACCTTTTCTAATCACATGTCTCCTGCATTTGCAGGGTTGCTGTGTGAATGCTCCTATGATTGCTGTGGCTGACTACTCGAAAGGCTCAGAGGGTTACACATACAACTACTATGTAAGTTTACTTGCATGAATTGGCGCTTTCCTGCTGTCATTATTTGTTTCCCTATTAGTCTGTTATATGCTCTTAAACCCTATTCCATGCAACAGAAGTACTTAAGGCATAAAAACATACATGACATGACAAAGAATGTTTATTACTACTAGGTgattgcccgtgcgttgcaacggggcAACTAAAAATTTTATGAGACATTTGGTAGCCATCCCACAAAGACCATAGTGCATTGTCTTGTGACAG harbors:
- the LOC136517711 gene encoding NADH dehydrogenase [ubiquinone] flavoprotein 2, mitochondrial-like, translating into MQREWKTGRFFSYLAGIARRPQADTSTTTRSVASPAGHATMLPPAARLAARRLLGLASASASEAAGRRLASSPIAAAGYSAAASRGSVSSTRPFSTALNYHLDSPENKPDMKWEFSEANMKKVNEILSHYPSNYKQSGIIPLLDLAQQQHGGWVPVAAMDAIAKIVEVAPIRVYEVATFYTMFNRTKVGKYHLLVCGTTPCMIRGSREIEDTLLEHLGVKRNEVTSDGLFSVGEMECMGCCVNAPMIAVADYSKGSEGYTYNYYEDLTPKRVVEIVEMLRRGETPPRGTQHPERKNSGPAGGNTTLHGEPKPPPCRDLDAC